From a single Beijerinckia sp. 28-YEA-48 genomic region:
- a CDS encoding ABC transporter substrate-binding protein, which produces MLAKSMLFGLGVLTVATAARADVSVCISVSATGPASALGSTQQNSVRFLPPKVADQTLRYTVYDDATDTSLATQNARKCVNDQAADVLIGGSGTPTAAAIAPVAAEAQIPFLSLAPFAAKGDQSKWSFVVPQPMRVMIEAIVGDIKTKGIKKLGYIGYNDSLGDLTLNSLLPLAQAAGITVSPIERFARNDTSVTAQVLKIVAENPGAVLVVGSGAPAAGPNLALAERGYSGQIYHTHGSASPAFLQVAGASANGTILPVGPIGIVEQLSDDNPSKIIGAKYKTSYEAVFGAGSISSFGGYLYDAALIVATTTPKALEAGKPGTPAFRNALRTAFENLPGVPGVHGVYASTPDNHELADNAKSRVMTRVVGGKLTLLP; this is translated from the coding sequence ATGCTGGCTAAATCAATGCTATTTGGTTTGGGTGTACTCACCGTTGCGACTGCCGCGCGAGCGGATGTCTCGGTGTGCATTTCTGTCTCCGCGACGGGGCCCGCCTCGGCGCTCGGCTCCACGCAGCAGAATTCCGTTCGCTTCCTGCCGCCGAAGGTCGCGGACCAGACCCTGCGCTACACCGTCTATGACGATGCGACCGACACCAGCCTCGCCACGCAGAATGCGCGCAAATGCGTCAACGACCAGGCGGCCGACGTTCTGATCGGCGGCAGCGGCACGCCGACGGCAGCGGCCATCGCGCCTGTGGCTGCGGAAGCGCAGATTCCTTTTCTCTCGCTCGCGCCGTTCGCCGCCAAGGGTGATCAAAGCAAGTGGAGCTTCGTCGTGCCGCAGCCCATGCGCGTGATGATCGAAGCTATCGTCGGCGACATCAAGACCAAAGGCATCAAGAAGCTCGGCTACATCGGCTATAACGACAGCCTCGGCGATCTCACGCTCAACTCGCTTCTGCCCCTGGCGCAGGCGGCCGGAATCACCGTTTCGCCCATCGAACGCTTCGCCCGCAACGACACCAGCGTCACCGCGCAAGTGCTCAAGATCGTCGCGGAAAATCCGGGCGCCGTACTGGTCGTCGGCTCGGGCGCACCCGCCGCCGGCCCCAATCTCGCGCTGGCGGAGCGCGGCTATAGCGGCCAGATCTATCACACCCATGGCTCGGCCAGCCCGGCCTTTCTGCAGGTCGCCGGCGCTTCCGCCAATGGCACCATCCTGCCCGTCGGCCCGATCGGCATCGTCGAACAGTTGAGCGACGACAATCCGAGCAAGATCATCGGCGCGAAATATAAAACCAGCTACGAAGCCGTGTTCGGCGCCGGCTCCATCTCCAGCTTCGGCGGCTATCTCTACGATGCGGCGCTGATCGTCGCGACCACAACGCCCAAGGCCCTCGAAGCGGGAAAGCCCGGCACCCCCGCCTTCCGCAATGCGCTGCGCACGGCATTTGAGAACCTGCCCGGCGTTCCCGGCGTCCACGGCGTCTATGCCAGCACGCCCGACAATCACGAACTGGCCGACAATGCCAAGAGCCGCGTCATGACGCGGGTCGTCGGCGGCAAACTCACCCTCCTGCCGTAA